In a single window of the Microscilla marina ATCC 23134 genome:
- a CDS encoding fibronectin type III domain-containing protein, with the protein MLKFKQLFLLLCLSCIFHSCRLFEKEFLLPLPKALDATSINAAGFNANWQKVTGATNYEIDVALDENFTEFVANYKDRTVEDGTSIVITSLESSSTYYYRVRAQISNQTSRNSNVIQVTTTALDKPVAYEATDIQPLSFRANWKEMPFAISYTLEVATDNSFTNIVKTMSKLTGVTALVEGLLINQTYFYRIKAEQQQSSSEYSNIQSVVTNALPAPISQAPSNQRAFFFTANWQKNEGPEVNLFLLDVASDPEFKEFLPGYKDKEVPGTSYEVTTLDFRQTYYYRIRAKRLDQVSGYSSTVEVKPCISNSCKLGKIEFVTNNGPKAFDQTFTYDTKNRLETISYHKRANSFYKVNYNGDNTIKEVVYTLDNVIKYRYTYTYSTNLLTTIQITDKDNNFIEFWKFAYNAQGQRTSWALYADAAATTLRIEFFYTYDARGNVTEVKNQSGTVLRKYTYEDKLSPYALFGQEDLCFFIAHFRDQWTQPLPIQDIRMFDYEWRGFLPINSIRNVETVAFSDEGFQYNYNNKDVVIGQRFFFTVTFTFTGCSF; encoded by the coding sequence ATGCTAAAATTTAAACAACTATTTCTACTACTTTGTCTATCTTGTATCTTTCATAGTTGCAGGTTATTCGAGAAAGAATTTTTACTACCATTACCCAAGGCACTAGATGCTACATCAATCAATGCTGCGGGATTTAACGCCAATTGGCAAAAGGTAACAGGTGCCACCAATTACGAAATAGACGTAGCTTTGGATGAAAACTTTACTGAGTTTGTAGCCAATTATAAAGACAGAACAGTAGAAGACGGCACCTCCATTGTGATTACCTCACTTGAGTCATCTTCTACTTATTATTACCGGGTACGGGCTCAAATCTCTAATCAAACATCCCGAAATTCTAATGTCATTCAGGTAACTACCACTGCCTTAGATAAGCCTGTTGCTTATGAGGCTACCGACATTCAACCCTTGAGCTTTAGAGCCAATTGGAAAGAAATGCCTTTTGCTATAAGTTATACCCTGGAGGTAGCCACTGATAACAGTTTTACCAATATTGTCAAAACAATGAGCAAGCTCACCGGTGTAACAGCACTGGTAGAAGGCTTGTTGATTAACCAAACATACTTTTACCGCATAAAAGCAGAACAACAACAGTCATCGTCTGAGTACTCAAACATTCAGTCGGTGGTCACTAATGCTTTGCCTGCGCCCATATCGCAAGCACCCAGTAATCAACGGGCTTTTTTCTTTACCGCCAACTGGCAAAAAAACGAGGGACCTGAAGTAAACTTGTTTTTGCTGGATGTAGCTTCCGACCCTGAGTTTAAGGAGTTTTTGCCAGGTTATAAAGACAAAGAAGTACCAGGCACATCGTATGAAGTAACCACCCTTGATTTTAGGCAAACTTATTACTACCGCATACGTGCCAAAAGACTGGATCAGGTTTCTGGGTATTCTTCTACTGTAGAGGTAAAGCCCTGTATTAGTAACAGTTGTAAGTTGGGTAAAATAGAATTTGTGACCAACAATGGACCCAAAGCATTTGACCAAACTTTTACGTATGATACGAAAAACAGGCTCGAAACCATTAGTTATCACAAGCGCGCTAACTCTTTTTATAAAGTAAACTACAATGGCGACAACACCATCAAAGAGGTGGTGTATACTTTAGATAATGTTATCAAGTATCGCTATACCTATACTTACAGTACCAACTTGCTCACTACCATACAAATTACGGACAAGGATAATAATTTTATAGAGTTCTGGAAGTTTGCTTATAATGCCCAGGGACAGCGCACAAGTTGGGCGCTTTATGCAGACGCAGCCGCTACTACTCTCAGGATAGAGTTCTTCTATACTTATGATGCCAGAGGCAATGTAACCGAGGTAAAAAACCAATCGGGTACTGTACTCAGAAAGTATACTTATGAAGATAAATTGAGCCCTTATGCCTTATTTGGTCAAGAAGACTTATGCTTTTTTATTGCCCATTTTCGTGACCAATGGACCCAACCACTTCCTATTCAAGATATCAGAATGTTTGATTACGAGTGGCGAGGTTTTCTGCCAATCAACAGCATTCGCAATGTAGAAACGGTGGCTTTTTCAGATGAAGGTTTTCAATATAATTACAACAACAAAGATGTAGTGATTGGTCAAAGGTTCTTTTTCACAGTCACTTTTACTTTTACAGGATGTAGTTTTTAA